In Aegilops tauschii subsp. strangulata cultivar AL8/78 chromosome 3, Aet v6.0, whole genome shotgun sequence, one genomic interval encodes:
- the LOC141020525 gene encoding probable serine/threonine-protein kinase PBL25 has product MSCFSCFKPPQADEEEEEVDKAPAGSIKRLGSRRRSLRSKSGGSFAASRQPSTRPSNITSCSARAFTYDQLAAATGDFRADCLLGEGGFGRVYRGRLDDGQLVAVKQLDLEGLQGDREFVVEVLMLSLLHHDNLVSLVGYCSHGHQRLLVYEYMALGSLADHLLLLDDRLATPRATARAALSWETRMRVALGAARGLEYLHETANPAVIYRDLKSSNVLLDDAFCPKLSDFGLARLCSTSSSAAGPGPGERSPRVMGTYGYCAPEYIRTGRLSVKSDVYSFGVLLLELITGRRAVDSARPAPEQVLVTWAAPMFKDSKRYRELADPLLRGDFPERDLNQAVAVAAMCLQDQASARPCMSDAAVTLSFLAEAAAASAAQPLPLPPPQPQADETLREEEA; this is encoded by the coding sequence CGCAGCAAGTCCGGCGGCAGCTTCGCGGCCAGCCGGCAGCCGAGCACGCGGCCCAGCAACATCACCAGCTGCAGCGCGCGCGCCTTCACCTACGACCAGCTCGCCGCCGCCACGGGCGACTTCCGCGCCGACTGCCTGCTGGGCGAGGGCGGCTTCGGCCGCGTCTACCGGGGGCGCCTCGACGACGGCCAGCTGGTGGCGGTGAAGCAGCTGGACCTGGAGGGCCTGCAGGGCGACCGCGAGTTCGTGGTGGAGGTGCTCATGCTCAGCCTCCTCCACCACGACAACCTCGTCAGCCTCGTCGGCTACTGCTCCCACGGCCACCAGCGCTTGCTCGTCTACGAGTACATGGCCCTCGGCTCCCTCgccgaccacctcctcctcctcgacgaCCGCCTCGCCACCCCGAGGGCGACGGCCAGGGCGGCGCTCAGCTGGGAGACGCGGATGCGGGTGGCGCTGGGCGCCGCGAGGGGGCTCGAGTACCTCCACGAGACGGCCAACCCGGCCGTCATCTACCGCGACCTCAAGTCCTCCAACGTCCTCCTCGACGACGCCTTCTGCCCCAAGCTCTCCGACTTCGGCCTCGCCCGCCTCTGCagcacctcctcctccgccgccggcccCGGCCCCGGCGAGCGCTCCCCGCGCGTCATGGGCACCTACGGCTACTGCGCGCCCGAGTACATCCGCACCGGCCGCCTCAGCGTCAAGTCCGACGTCTACAGCTTCGGCGTGCTCCTCCTCGAGCTCATCACGGGCCGCCGGGCGGTGGACTCGGCGCGCCCGGCGCCGGAGCAGGTGCTCGTCACATGGGCCGCGCCCATGTTCAAGGACAGCAAGCGCTACCGCGAGCTGGCCGACCCGCTGCTCCGCGGCGACTTCCCCGAGCGCGACCTCAACCAGGCCGTCGCCGTGGCCGCCATGTGCCTGCAGGACCAGGCGTCCGCCAGGCCGTGCATGAGCGACGCCGCCGTCACGCTCTCCTTCCTcgccgaggccgccgccgccagcgccgcgcAGCCGCTACCGTTGCCCCCGCCCCAGCCCCAGGCAGATGAAACCTTACGAGAAGAAGAAGCCTAG